GCGTAAAGGTACTCACCCCCGCACGGCGCTGGGGCAAACGGCGGCGCAGATGATCCGCCGGTACTATCTCCATGACGTGGCACGGGACAGCGCAGCCCTGACCTACTACCTGCTGTTCGCTATTTTCCCGCTGCTGATCTTCGTCAGCACCCTGCTGGGTATTCTGGAGCTGGATGTGGACAGCATCGTCACCGGCCTGCGGCAGATCGTGCCGGGGGACGTGGCGGAGGTGGTGCGGGGCTATCTGGAATACGTTTCCGGCAACGCCAGCCGCCAGCTCATGTGGTTCAGTCTGGTGTTTTCCATCTGGTTCCCCATGCGGGCCACCGGCTGCCTGCTGCACTCGCTGCGCAAGGCCTTCGGTAAGGGCCAGCCCAAGAACATCCTGCTGGATCAGCTGAAAATTTTTCTCTTCGCCATCTGGCTCATGGTATCCATCGGCCTGACGCTGCTGATGATCACCGTGGGCCGCCGGGCGCTGTACTTTGTGTCGGGGATCATCACCGTACCGGACGGCTTCATCAACCTCTGGAGCAAGCTCCGCTTCGTGGCGGTGGCGCTGCTGATGTTCGTGCTGGTGACGGTGCTGTATATGCTGGCGCTGGGCCGCCGATGCCCGTTGCGGGAGGTGGCACCGGGCGTGGCCGTGTCGCTGGCGGCGTGGATGCTGCTGTCGCTGGCCTTCTCCTATTATGTGGAAAATCTGGCACACTATACCCAGCTCTACGGCTCCATCGCCACCATTGTGGTGGTGCTGCTGTGGCTGTATATGAGCGGGACGGTGCTGATTTTAGGCGGTGAGCTGAATGCGGTGGTGCTGCACCGGCGCACCCAGCGCCGTCGTGCGGCAGAGGAAAAGGCGGCGGAAAAGGCTGCCCGGCCGACACGGCAGGAAGCTGCGGCGCAGAAGCCTTCCGGGGCGACGCAGCCGCCCCGACAGCCACAGCCGCCAAAACCGGCAGAGCAGCCGGGAAAGGCGGATCCACCCAAACCGGCGGAGCCACCTAAGCAGACGCAGGGGCAGCCGCCGCAAGAAGCAATACCTCCGGAAAAAGAGCAGCCGGAACGACCGGGAAAGGAACAGTCAGGCTCATGAAGATCATCATTGTAGGAAACGGAAAGGTGGGCTACGCTATCGCCCGCCAGCTGGCGGTGGAGGGCCACGACATCACCATGGTGGACTCCTCCCCGGTGGCGCTGGCCCGTGCTGACAGCACCCTGGACCTTATGTGCGTGGAGGGCAACGGCGCCAGCATCAGCGTGCTGGAGGAGGCCGGCGCCCGGACGGCGGATCTGGTCATCGCTGTCAGCAATCTGGACGAGACGAATCTGGTGTGTTGCCTCATCGCCAAAACCATGGGGGCCAAGCACACCATCGCACGGGTGCGGAATCCGGACTACCGCCGGGACGCCGCCCTGCTGAAGCGGGAGATCGGGATGGACATGGTCATCAACCCCGATCTGGCGGCGGCACGGGAGATCGCCCGCATCCTCAGCTTCCCCTCCGCCTCCTCCGTGGAGCCCTTCGCCGGCGGCCGTATCGACATGATCGGCATACAGGTGACGGAGCGGGACCGGTTTTACGGGGTGGCCCTCAGCGAGTTCCATCGTATCCGCTCGGCGGAGGTGCTGATCTGCGCTGCCCAGCGGGGGGACGAGTGCATCATCCCCAACGGCAACTTTGTGCCGAGAGAGGGCGACAAGCTCTACATGGTGGGTACCAAGTCCGAGCTCCAGAAGATGCTGCGGGCTATGGGCCGCACCCAGCAGCGGGTCAAGACCGTGTCCCTGCTGGGGGGCAGCCGCATCGCCATGTATCTCACGTGGGAGCTGGCGGTGAGCAATACCAAGGTCTGCATCGTGGAGCAGAAGCACGATAAGTGCCTTCAGCTGGCGGCCCAGCTGCCTACGGCCATGATCATCGAGGGCGACGGCACGGAGGAGGAGCTGCTGACCAGCGAGAATATCTTCGAGGCGGATGCCTTCGTCTCCCTGACAGGCCGGGACGAGGAGAATCTGCTGATGGCCCTGACGGCTCGGCGGGCGGGGGTCCCCAAGGTGCTGGCCAAGATGACCCGCCCCAACTACATGGATCTGGTCCGGGATATGCGGGTGGGCAGCATCGTCAGTCCCAAGGATATCGTGGCCAACCAGATCACCCGCTACGTCCGGGCGTTGGCCAATTCCGAGGGCAGCGCCGTGGAGAGCTTGTATAAGATGCTGGGCGGCGCCGTGGAAGCGCTGGAGTTCACCGCCACGGCCCGGAGCCATGCGGTGCTGAATAAGCCCCTGCGGGCACTGTCCCTGAAGGACGACGTGCTGGTGGCGGCCATTGCACGGGGCAGCGAGATCATCATCCCCAGCGGCACCAGCATCATTCAGGAGGGCGACCACGTGGTGGTGGTCACCAATGCCCATACCTTCGACGATCTGGGGGACATTCTGGCGTGAACGCAAAAGCCGTGGCCCATGGCCACGGCTTTTTTCGCAAGGAGGGGAGACTGCATGACACGGGACCGTGAGACGGCCCGCCGCATCGCACAGGAGGTGCGGCCGCTGGGCGGCAGCGTCTACTATGTGGGCGGCTGCGTCCGGGACCGCCTGCTGGGCCGGGAGAGCAAGGATCTGGATATCGAGGTCCACGGCGTCACCCCCCAGCAGCTGGAGATCGTGCTGGACCGGATGGGCGGTCGTCGGACGGTGGGGGCCAGCTTTGGCGTCTACGGACTGGCAGGCTGCGGACTGGACATCGCCATGCCACGGCGGGAGGCTGCCGTGGGTCGGGGGCACCGGGACTTCACCGTGGAGGTGGACCCGTGGCTGGGGCCGGAGAGAGCCGCCCGCCGCCGGGATTTCACCGTCAACGCCCTGATGGAGGATGTGCTCACCGGTCAGGTGCTGGACTTCTTCGGCGGCCGGGAGGATCTCCGCCGGGGCCTCCTGCGCCATGTGGATGACCACTCCTTTCCGGAGGATCCCCTGCGGGTGCTGCGGGGAGCGCAGTTCGCCGCCCGCTTCGGCTTCACCGTGGCGGAGGAGACGGTGGCCTTGTGCCGCACCATGGATCTGTCGGCCCTGTCTCGTGAACGGGTGGAGGGGGAGCTGCAAAAGGCCCTCCTGCAGGCGCCCCGCCCTTCCATCTTCTTCCGCACACTGGATATCATGCACCAGCTGCGCCCGTGGTTCACGGAGGTGCAGCGCTTACAGGGCGTCCCCCAGCCGCCCCGCTACCACGGGGAGGGGGATGTGTGGGAGCACACCATGGCGGTGCTGGATACCGCCGCCGAGCTGCGGCCCCAAGCAGCCCAGCCCATGGCCCTGATGCTGGCGGCACTGGCCCACGACTTCGGCAAGGTCACCGCCACCACGGAGTCCGGCGGCGTCATCCACGCTTACGGCCACGAGGAGGCGGGTCTGCCGCCGGCGGAGGACTTCCTGCGCCGGGTGATCGGGGAGAAAGCTCTCCACCGGTGCGTGAAAAATCTGGTGGCCCTGCACATGAAGCCCAACGCCATGGCGCAGAGCGGGGCCTCCGTCAAGTCCACCAACCGTCTGCTGGACGCCGCCATAGAGCCGGAGGACCTGATCCTGCTGGCGCTGGCGGATCACCGTGGCTCCCGGTGCGACCCGCCCCGTCCGGACCCGGAACCCTTCCTGCGGCAGCGGCTGGAGGTCTACCGGGCCACCATGGCCCGCCCTATGGTCACCGGCAGCGACCTGATCTCCGCCGGACTGACCCCGGATCGGGACTTCTCCCAGCTGCTGGCCTACGCCCGCAAGCTCCATCTGGCGGGGCTCGACCGGGAGGCAGCCCTGCGGCAAACGCTGGCCTACGCCCGCAAGCTTTCAAAAAAGCATCAAAAAGAAGGCTGAGCATCCGCTCAGCCTTCTTTTTATGGAGTTTTTTACAGCAGGTGGAAGTTCACCACCAGACCGGCGAACACGATGGAGACCATGCTCAGCAGCTTGATGAGGATGTTGATGGCGGGGCCGGAGGTATCCTTGAAGGGATCGCCCACGGTGTCGCCCACCACGCCTGCCTTGTGGCAGTCGGAGCCCTTGCCGCCGAAGTGGCCGGCCTCGATATACTTCTTGGCGTTATCCCACGCACCGCCGGCGTTGGCCATGTAGATGGCCATCAGGAAGCCGGTGACGGTAGCGCCGGCCAGCATACCCACAACGCCCATGTAGCCCAGGATCAGACCCACCACGATGGGGCAGACCACAGCGATGATGGTGGGCAGGATCATCTCGTGCAGAGATGCCTTGGTGCACAGGTCCACGCAGCGGGCATAGTCGGGATCGGCCTTGCTGTCCATCAGACCGGTGATCTCCCGGAACTGACGGCGCACCTCCAACACCACACTCTGGGCGGCACGGCCCACGGAGTTCATGGTAAGGGCGGCGAACACGAAGGGCAGGCAGGCACCGATGAACAGACCCACCAGCACCACGGGGTTCATGAGGCTGAAGTCCTGGAAGGTGACGTCAGCGCCTACCTCCTTGACCTTCTCGATGTAGGAGGCCATCAGGGCCAGAGCGGTCAGAGCGGCGGAACCGATGGCGAAGCCCTTACCGGTGGCGGCGGTGGTGTTGCCCAGAGAGTCCAGAGCATCGGTGCGCTGGCGGACCTCAGGAGCCAGACCGGCCATCTCAGCGATGCCGCCGGCGTTGTCGGCCACGGGGCCGTAAGCGTCGGTGGCCAGCGTGATGCCCAGCGTGCTCAGCATACCCACGGCGGCCAGAGCGATGCCGTACAGGCCCATGCCGGTGGAGGCGGCGCCGCCGGAGCAGAGGTAGGCCACCAGAATGCAGATAGCCACGATGATGATGGGGACGGCGGTGCTCAGCATACCCAGACCCAAACCGCCGATGATGATGGTGGCGGCACCGGTCTGAGACTTGGAGGACAGATCCTGCGTGGGCTTGAAGGTGTCGGAGGTGTAGTACTCCGTGGCCTTACCGATGAGCACACCGGCGATCAGGCCCGCCAGAATGGCGAAGTACAGGCCCAGATGCTCCTTGCCCAGCAGGAGGATCACCAGCGGGCAGGCGATGATGGCAATGAGGATAGCGGACAGGTTGGTACCACGGGACAGGGCCTTCAGCAGGGTGCGCTGGTCGGCCTGCTCGTCGGTGCGGACGAAGAAGGTGCCGATGATGGAGCAGATGATGCCGATGGCCGCCATGACCATGGGGATGGCCATGGCCTTGAAGGCCTGATCGGAGAAGGCGGCCACGCCCAGCGCAGAGGCGGAGATGATAGAGCCAACATAGGACTCGTACAGATCGGCGCCCATACCGGCCACGTCGCCCACGTTGTCGCCTACGTTGTCAGCGATGACGGCAGGGTTCCGGGGGTCGTCCTCCGGGATACCGGCCTCCACCTTGCCCACCAGATCGGCGCCCACGTCGGCGGCCTTGGTGAAGATGCCGCCGCCCACACGGGCGAACAGAGCCATGGAGGAGGCGCCCATACCGAAGGTCAGCATGGCGCTGGTGATGGCGGAGGCCTCCAGCTTGAACACGAAGCGCAGCAGGAAGAACCACACGGAGATGTCCAGCAGGCCCAGACCCACCACGGTGAAGCCCATGACGGAGCCGGCGGAGAAGGCCACCCGCAGACCACGGTTCAGCCCCTCCTGGCAGGCATTGGCGGTGCGGCAGTTGGAGGCGGTGGCGATCTTCATGCCGATGAAGCCGGACAGGCCGGAGAAGAAGCCGCCGGTCAGGAAGGCGAAGGGTACGAACCACGTCAGCAGACCGCAGGCTGCCATGACGCACAGCACCACCACCATGCAGGCGAAGAACACGCCTACCACGGAATACTGGCGCTTGAGGTATGCGTTAGCACCCTGACGAATGGACTGGGAGATCTTCTGCATGAGGGGGGTGCCCTCCGAGAAGCGCAGCACCTTCTTTGCGGTGATGACCACAAAGAGAAGCGCAATGATGGAGCCAACAAATGTGGCTAGGACCAGGTACTTTTCCATAAAGTCTTTTCCTCTCTTTTCCTTGTTTTCTCCCGGAGCCGGCAGAGGGACGGGAGATTCTTTTTGTCCCACTGCACATTATAAAAAACGCTGTCCGCCCCGTCAAATTTTCAAACTTTTTTTCGTAGTGCCTAAAAATTAGTTTGGAGCCGTTCGTCATTTTTATATAATATTTTTCTTGCAAAGAAAACCGTTTAAAATGGAAAAACGGGGCAAAAATCGGCGGCAGCGACGGAACGATTGCGGAATTTGTGACAGGATTTTCTTGCGGGAAGCAGGGGAAAATGTTTTTAAAAATTTTTTTCGAAAACATTTTTCCTTCAAATAAAAGCAAATTCACAAAAAATACACAAAAAGGCTCCCATTCACTTTTTGCGGGAAAAATGATGAATCAAAAATTGGATACAGAAATTCTTTCGTCATTTTTCACAATCGCGGAAAATGGCTTTAAATGTCTTGAAAAGCGCCCAAAACGGGAGTAAAATAGCCCCATCAATCTCTGGGAGGTTTCAAACATATGGAATATCAGGAAGTTTTGCAAAACGCCCGCACCTGTATGGGACCCTACTGCAAGGCGTGCTCCGTATGCAACGGTCAGGCGTGTAAGAATACCATCCCCGGCCCAGGCGCCAAAGGCTCCGGCACCGGCTTTGCCCGGAACTACCAGAAGTGGCAGGAGCTGCGGGTGAATCTGGATACCATCGGGGAAAACCGTCCCGCCGACACGTCCTTCGACTTCTTCGGCCACCGGCTGGCCCTGCCGGTGATGGCGGCTCCTGTGGGAGCCATGCAGCTGCACTACGGAGATAAGTACGACGATCTGACCTATAACCGGTTGCTGCTGGCGGCCTGTGCTAAGGCGGGCATCGTGGCCTTCACCGGCGACGGCGTGGACCCGGCGGTGATGGAGGGCGCCACGCAGGCCATCCGGGCCCAGCAGGGCTGCGGTGTGCCTACGGTGAAGCCCTGGGACCGGGAGACCCTGATGCAGAAGCTGGACTTGGCCCTGACCGCCGATCCCATGGCCATTGCCATGGACATCGATGCCGCCGGTCTGCCCTTCCTCCGCAACCGGATGCCGCCTGCCGGCAGCAAGACCGTGGCGGAGCTGCGGGAGGTGGCGGAGTACGCCCGAAAGCCCTTTATCCTCAAGGGCATCATGACCGTCCGTGGGGCGGAGAAGGCGGTGGAGGCCGGGGCCTCCGCCATCGTGGTGTCCAACCACGGCGGCCGGGTGCTGGATCAGTGTCCCGCCACGGCGGAGGTGCTGCCCGCCATTGCCGACGCCGTGGGCGACCAGGTCATGGTGCTGGTGGACGGCGGCATCCGCACAGGGCTGGATGTGTTCAAGGCGCTGGCGCTGGGAGCGGACGGCGTTCTCATTGGCCGTCCCTTCGTCACCATGGTCTATGGCGGCGGCGAGGAGGGCGTGGCAGCCTACGTCCGCAAGCTGACGGATGAGCTGTCGGATACCATGGCCATGTGCGGCGCCCACAGCCTGAAGGAGATCAACCGGGAGATGCTCTGGCAGGGCTGATGCGGACTGATGCGGTCTGATGCACACATCATTCTATTCGGCTATCATGGGAACATATTCTGCTGCTATGACATTTTGATCGGATTTGTTCCGATCTTCTAAAAATTCGTGACAGGAGGCGCTTATGTACATTACATGGTTGGGCCACAGCTGCTTTCGGCTGGAGTCGGCGGGCTACGGGCTGGTCATTGATCCCTATCGGGTTGTGGCGGGCTATCCGCCGCTGCGGGTGGAGGCCAACGCCGTTTATATCAGCCACCACCACTTTGACCACGACTGTCTGGAGGCGGTGACACTGCTGCCCGGCGGGGAAAATCCCTTTACGGTGGAGACGTTCTCTACCTTCCATGACGACTGTCAGGGCGCTCTCCGGGGCGATAACACCGTTCATATCTTCCGGGCGGAGGGCATGACCGTGGTACATCTGGGGGACTTGGGCTGCGCCCTGACAGCGGCGCAGGAGGAGAAAATTTCGGGCTGCGATGCGCTGATGCTGCCGGTGGGCGGCACCTATACCATCGATGCCGCTGCGGCGGCGGAGCTGGTGCGTCGGCTGCACCCCCGACTGGTGCTGCCCATGCATTTCCGGAGAGGGGAGCAGGGCTTCCCGGAGCTGACCACGCTGGAGGACTTTCTCTCCCGCCTCCCGGAGCAGCCGGTACACCGACTGACGGGAGAGACGCTGGATCTGACGTCCAAAGGGACGTCGGGTGTTGTGATCTTCCCCCGTCGGTAAGGGAAAATTCTGTCCGGTTTTTGTCCGGAAAATGTCCAAAAACCAGAGTAGGTATAAGCCCCTCCGTTTTCGTGTACACTGAGGTATCAGGTACATGGAAACGGAGGGCTTTTACATGGCAGAAAAACGGTGGCGCACTTGGGAGACGGTGGGCCTGCTGGTGGTGCTGGCGGCGGGGAACCTGCTGCACTTTGTTTACGACTGGACGGGGCAGAGTCCCATAGCGGCACCGCTGGCCGCCGTCAACGAATCCACATGGGAGCACATGAAGCTTTTCATCACTCCGTGGGTGCTGTGGTCACTGGTGGAATGCATCGCCCTACGGGGCCACGGCGCCCTGCTGCCCGCCCGTGGATTGGGGCTGCTGACGGGCCTTGCGGCCATCCCGGCGCTGTTTTACACCTATCAGGGAATTTTGGGCCGGGGGATCATGTGGGTGGATGTACTGATTTTCCAGCTGGCGGTGCTGCTGGCCTTTTGGGTCAGCTGGAGCGTTCAGGCCCGGCGGGTGCTGGACGGGCCGGTGTGGCAGATCTTAGGCGGCGTGACGCTGCTGGCGGTGTGGGGGCTGGCCATCTGGTGGACCTACGCACCGCCCCAGCTGCCGCTGTTCGTGGATCCCACCGACGGAAGCCGGGGCATCCCACTGCGGTAGGTCTGCGGGTGGGGGAGACGGCTTGCAAAATGTGATAAGCGGGCAAGGGCAGGCACGCCGGAGGGCATGCCTGCCCTTGCCGATTTGCCGCATCCGCTTGCCGGTGGGAGAGCATCGTCCGGGTTTCGGCGACCGGAGGGGCGATGACCCGATTGGATGTCCCGATATTGGGATTTTTTCTTGACCGGGAGGAGCGCATGGGGTATAATCGAACCAACTGTATATGACAGGTCAGAAACGGAGGCGTGCAATGAAAAAGATCGTGCATAAATCGGCTGCGCCCATATACGCAGCGGCGGTGGTGTGGGTGCTGTATGCCCTGCTGCTGCCCCTGTACAAGCCGGGCCACTTTATCATGGCGGCTGCGGCGTCGGTAGTGGTATTTCTCATCGCCCGCATCTTCTGCAAGGACGTTGTGGAGGAGGTGGAGGAGAAGCCCCAGCCCACCGGTAACCCGGAGCTGGACAAGATGATCTCCGACGGTGAGCTGGCCATCCGGGAGATGAAGCGCCTCAACGACAGCATCAAGGACGAGACCATCAGCCGGCAGATCGACCGGCTGGAGGAGGTCTCCAACAAAATCTTCGACTGTGTTAAGGCAGATCCCAAGAAGCTGCCGCAGATCCGTAAATTCATGAACTACTACCTGCCTACCACGCTGAAGCTCCTCAACGCCTATGACCGCATGAGCAGTCAGGGCGTGGAGGGTCAGAACATCAGCGGCACCATGGAGCGGGTGGAGAGCATGATGAGCACCATTGTCACTGCCTTTGAACGGCAGCTGGACAGTCTCTTTGGGGATCAGGCGCTGGATATCTCCACGGATATCACGGTGCTGGAGAACATGATGGCCCGTGAGGGACTCAGCGACGACCCCATCCACCAGACCCAGAAGGAGACTCCGGCGGCGGAGGAGAAGGAGAGCGGCGAGGACGGCGACGGCATCCAGCTGGAGCTGTAAAAAGACCCTGAGAGGAGGGCGGCCCATGGGGCGGCGTCTTTCGGGAAATGCGAGTAAACAAACAATATGAGATAGAAAGGAACTATGACCATGACAGACAACATGATGCCTGAACTGACCCTGGAGCCTACGGCGGCGGCCGAGGCCGTTCCCCAGCTGACGCTGGAGCCTACGGCTCCCGAAGTGCCGGAGCCGGAGGAGAAGAAGATCGAGCCGGTGGAGATGGATGAAAAGCTCCTGACCGACGAGGAGAAGAAGGCGGTGGAGGAGTTTTCCCACAAGATCGACGTGCGGGATACCAACATGATCCTGCAGTACGGCGCCGCCGCACAGAAGAGCGTGGCGGGTTTTTCCGAGAGCGCCCTGAATAACGTTCGTAGCAAGGATCTGGGCGAGATCGGGCAGGACCTGAGCCGTCTGGTGGTGGAGCTGAAGGGCTTCGGCGACGGCGAAGAAAAGAAGGGTCTCATGGGCCTGTTCAAGAAGGCCGGGAACCGACTGGAGAGCATGAAGGCCCAGTACGGCAAGGTGGAGGCCAACGTGGAGAAGATCGCCCAGTCTCTGGAGCAGCACCAGATCACGCTGCTCAAGGACGTGGCCATGTTCGACCAGATGTATGAGCTGAACCTGAAGTACTACAAGGAACTGACCATGTACATTCTGGCCGGTAAAAAGCGGCTGGAGGAGGTACGCAGCGGTGAACTGGAGGAGCTTCGCAAGAAGGCGGAGCAGTCCGGCACGGCAGAGGACGCACAGGCCTATAACGATCTGGTGAACCTGTGCAACCGGTTTGAAAAGAAGATCCACGATCTGGAGCTGACCCGGATGGTGTCGGTGCAGATGGGCCCCCAGACCCGGCTGCTGCAGAACAACGACACGTTGATGATCGAGAAGATCCAGTCCTCGCTGGTGAACACCATTCCCCTGTGGAAGAGCCAGATGGTGCTGGCGCTGGGGCTGGAGCACAGCCGTCAGGCCACGGCGGCTCAGAGCGCCGTGACGGAGATGACCAACGAGCTGCTGAAGAAGAACGCCGACACCCTGAAGATGGGGACCATCGCCACCGCCAAGGAGGCCGAGCGCTCCATCGTGGACATCGAGACGCTGCAGCACACCAACCAGCAGCTCATCGAGTCTCTGGACGAGGTGGCCCGCATCCAGCAGGAGGGCGCCGCCAAGCGCAAGGAGGCCGAGGCCCAGCTGGGCCGCATCGAGGGCGAACTGAAGCAGAAGCTGCTGGAGCTGCGTGGTTAAGCTGAGAGATACGACTTCTCCGTGAAGGGAGACTACCATGAAATTTTATCAAAAACGTGGCTTTGCGCTGGTGGTGCTGGTGCTGGCCATTCTGGGCTCCTGCGTCTACGGCATCAGCAAAAAGCCCGCCGACCTGCCCCAGGTATCCTACGGCAACTGGCTGCGGGACGACGCCGACCTGTTGACGGACGAGACGGAGGCCTCCCTGCGGCAGTATGACCAGAGCTGGGACAGCGACTATCGGGCCATCATCGCCGTGGCGACGCTGGACACGCTGAACGGCTGGACCTATGAGAAGGCAGCGGCGGAGCTTGGCTCCCAGTGGGGGCTGGGCGGCAATGATATGCTGCTGCTGTTGGTAAAGGACAGCGACTACTACGTGGCGCTGGGCGACAACGTGCTGGACGCCATGACGGACACCTATCAGGCGGGCCTGCAGGGCGCTGTGGAGGCTCCCTACTATCAGGGGGATTACGACGCAGCGGCGCTGGCCTTCTTCCGGCAGGCGGATGTGTTCTATGCCCAGACGCTGGGCCGTCAGCAGAGCGGCGGCAGCTATTCCGATTATGAGGATAACGGTGCGTGGCAGGGCAATGACTCCGGCTCTGTGGCGGCTGTGGTGCTGCTGGTGGTGGGCATCTTTGTGGTGTGGATCCTGCTGGATGGCCTGCGGTATCGCCGGTATCGCCGCCGCCCGGTGGTGGTAGGCGGGCCTGTGTACTATCCCGTGTTCTGGGGACGGCATCCCCGTCCGCCACGGCGGCCTGCACCGCCCCGTGGCCCCCGTCCGCCCATGGGCGGTGGTCCTCGGCCTCCTATGGGGGGCGG
The genomic region above belongs to Vescimonas coprocola and contains:
- a CDS encoding TPM domain-containing protein produces the protein MKFYQKRGFALVVLVLAILGSCVYGISKKPADLPQVSYGNWLRDDADLLTDETEASLRQYDQSWDSDYRAIIAVATLDTLNGWTYEKAAAELGSQWGLGGNDMLLLLVKDSDYYVALGDNVLDAMTDTYQAGLQGAVEAPYYQGDYDAAALAFFRQADVFYAQTLGRQQSGGSYSDYEDNGAWQGNDSGSVAAVVLLVVGIFVVWILLDGLRYRRYRRRPVVVGGPVYYPVFWGRHPRPPRRPAPPRGPRPPMGGGPRPPMGGGPRPPMGGGPRPGGSRPSTPRPSRPSGSRPSRSFGGGSRSGGFSGKGFGGSSRSGGGSRGGGFSGKGFGGGKR